The following are encoded in a window of Clarias gariepinus isolate MV-2021 ecotype Netherlands chromosome 8, CGAR_prim_01v2, whole genome shotgun sequence genomic DNA:
- the trip11 gene encoding thyroid receptor-interacting protein 11, whose translation MASWLGGLGSGLGQSLGQVGGSLSSFTGQISNFTKDILLEGAEEVGDAATELHVSNSRLLELETALSAQKSEYERLRRINAELEEKLEAAEIQVKQQSVEYRTILQQKEVDISHLKARQNSLQEEVEKLRLSAQDVSSSASDLAVLPVTTVATTTSSSSFLSRPSAGHHGFHGDEVDLSDVLWSQQEINRLSHEVQRLEADVTHWRRVAQASKVSGAEKGDHGEILKLQRTIKELREEMGREVDEHQHELAALQDAHRQKLADMAKRHRDELAEYEERIEELEEQIQNGTAASFSAPAAASPDSSKLEELDTIRFLHEEAELQKAKCSELAASLDEARRQGAELQREKDEAMAENAELLQNYTRLQSSVSELQARVQEQESKAMVKAQHDAEIHGLRKAIADAEKEISRLKSLTEINQSAEVEHADILELNTIISALRTEKEELEKERLALVEKLRLAENQFTSSEAESTEELHLEITDLKNQLEQREVALKQANVSMDTLTAELEELDRQNQEATQHLITMKDQLAAQKSQAEAEGTRLKSELTMLLSQKEALHLEMESQKEKLSQSAFTLNDLHMGKQQLEATIRELRDKLKKSQELGKETRIEVSDLKKLLQEKETQLEGLRDKLSQVGEQGNEVQGQIKVLEEKEKEIVDLTRELTELKVLYEKVSSEDFELKMEKRKLKEDSAQALEKVEMLAQQLQDSQDSLSRVVLEKDTRIEALKLEKNQLQAELSQAENRILDQTKQYQQTIEELTRARSLDASALQMEHERTVKLNQEKDLTIAELKREREQLVADHKDTSEMLDITVAGQKQLTELLQEKDAFAASLKAQADEAQKDLKARILQIRQESDALRKVVEEKDKQLGAMKEKNSHLKEEIERLKDQQSRPQLMSEPRTLDVITELETEVAQLKAARDRYEEEAKTLRATSEQQRESLIQLQHTLQVHQSELEQARSRHEQSTLNYEKLIGAKDEEMTRLQGEMERLQNEQSQTQTLEILQEDKSRSLSGENGNEKHDLSKVEIEKLVKGIKEKETEIIQLNEKNLSLTKQLDQLVVSRDELGKLSQIVLQKDLEIQALHARVSGGYSQDVLLLQQQLQAYAVEREQVLAVLNEKARENSHLRSEYHRIMEIIAAKESALLKLQQENQRLSTMSDPSGSQEMFRETIQNLSRIIREKDIEIDALTQKCQTLVTVLQASGGDSGSGGSGGVSSNQFEELLHERDNLKQQVKKMDEWKQQVITTVKNMQHESAQLQEELLKLQGQVSADSDCSSKLSVDYSRLIQSYEQKEKRLGSLSQELAQVQQTISQLSTTKDVLLVKLDSVAQVPDISTQSVQAVAHQVTQDAPPKLPVVQDESSQQDLESLKKLLAEKESMLRTLQENNHRLSNSASLSESEHRGHAEELRQARERIETLQRSLREKDLLIKTKGDQLNQVSETLRNRENDNEVLKQAVTNLKERALIFELDVKKLKEENEAVTVKSREKETEFRALQETNMQVSLMLREREFECSSITEKAAAMEKLLKDKEQGKTGELNQLLNEVRSMQEKALTFQQERDQVMLALKQKQMETSALQSELQHTRDKEQRLKLELERLRNHLLEIEDSYTREALGAEDRETELRRRVAMLEEKLVSSSSAVESASQQASLQVESLQEQLNVLARQRDEALLQLHAAQEQVNQYAVSLSNLQMVLEQFQQEEKAMYSAELEKHKKEKEEWRRKAETLEDKASALQLNLDEANTALESASRLTDQLDLKEEQIEELKKQVEVRQEMLDDAQAKMTDLLNSTEGKVDKVLMRNLFLGYFHTPRNKRAEVLRLMGNVVGLERDDVDKMLEEEGRKGMTGWVSGWLGGSRAVQSVPTTPQRPTHAQNLNGSFSELFVKFLEVESTPAAPAPKLPVYDIKPLSAPPVGRNTTGSTAAGSSGSGKRSTDSNLFLAPRSAAVPLLTTGGGGASGGHLLMKPISDALPTFTPMPVTADASAGAVLKDLLKQ comes from the exons ATGCTGCCACTGAGCTGCACGTGTCCAACTCGAGACTGCTGGAGCTGGAGACGGCTCTGTCTGCACAGAAATCCGAG TACGAGCGCTTGAGGAGAATAAATGCTGAGCTGGAGGAGAAGCTGGAGGCGGCGGAGATCCAGGTCAAGCAGCAGTCAGTGGAGTACAGGACTATACTGCAGCAGAAAGAG GTAGACATCAGCCACCTAAAAGCCAGACAAAACAGTTTACAGGAAGAAGTCGAGAAGCTTCGACTCTCCGCCCAGGACGTCTCGTCTTCCGCTTCCGATCTCGCCGTGCTTCCCGTGACGACCGTCGCCACCACCACAAGCTCCTCCTCCTTTCTGTCCCGTCCCTCGGCTGGCCATCACGGTTTCCACGGCGACGAGGTGGACCTGAGTGACGTCCTGTGGTCACAGCAGGAAATCAACCGGCTGTCTCATGAGGTGCAGCGCCTGGAGGCGGACGTCACTCACTGGAGGAGGGTGGCTCAG GCATCTAAAGTGTCAGGAGCAGAAAAGGGCGACCATGGGGAAATCCTGAAGCTGCAGAGAACCATCAAA GAGCTGAGAGAGGAAATGGGGCGCGAAGTTGACGAGCATCAGCACGAGCTGGCAGCGCTGCAAGATGCTCATAGGCAAAAATTGGCGGACATGGCGAAGCGGCACAGGGACGAACTGGCAGAGTACGAAGAGAGGATCGAAGAGCTGGAGGAGCAGATTCAGAATG GAACTGCTGCCTCATTCTCTGCTCCAGCAGCAGCATCACCAGATTCGTCCAAACTCGAAGAGCTGGATACAATTCGTTTCCTGCATGAGGAGGCGGAGCTTCAGAAAGCAAAGTGCAGCGAGCTAGCGGCGAGTCTCGACGAGGCCCGGCGACAAGGGGCGGAGCTTCAGCGAGAGAAGGATGAGGCGATGGCGGAAAACGCAGAACTTCTGCAGAACTACACTCGACTCCAGAGTTCTGTTAGTGAGCTTCAGGCCAGGGTTCAGGAGCAGGAGAGTAAAGCCATGGTCAAAGCACAGCACGACGCCGAGATACATGGCCTGCGGAAAGCGATAGCAG ATGCTGAAAAAGAGATATCCAGGTTGAAATCTCTCACTGAA atAAATCAGAGTGCTGAGGTTGAACATGCGGATATCCTGGAGCTTAACACAATCATCAGTGCGCTCAGGACAGAGAAGGAGGAATTAGAGAAAGAGAGG TTAGCTTTAGTGGAGAAACTCCGGCTAGCTGAGAACCAGTTCACGTCGAGTGAGGCTGAAAGCACAGAGGAACTGCACCTTGAAATTACAGACTTAAAGAACCAGTTGGAGCAGAGAGAGGTTGCTTTAAAGCAAGCAAATGTCAGCATGGACACACTAACAGCAGAACTAGAGGAACTCGACCGGCAGAACCAGGAGGCCACACAG CATCTCATCACTATGAAAGACCAACTCGCTGCACAGAAGTCTCAGGCTGAAGCTGAAGGTACTCGTCTAAAATCAGAGCTTACAATGTTGCTCAGTCAAAAAGAGGCACTTCATCTGGAGATGGAGTCTCAGAAGGAGAAGCTCAGCCAAAGTGCCTTCACCCTCAATGATCTACATATGGGCAAACAGCAGCTGGAGGCCACAATAAGAGAGCTAAGGGACAAATTAAAAAAGTCCCAGGAGCTCGGCAAAGAAACACGCATAgaggtctctgacctgaagaAGCTGCTGCAGGAAAAAGAAACTCAGCTGGAAGGTCTCCGTGATAAGCTGAGTCAAGTAGGGGAGCAGGGGAATGAGGTACAGGGTCAAATAAAGGTCctggaagagaaggagaaagaaatcGTCGATTTAACACGGGAGCTCACGGAATTGAAGGTCTTGTATGAGAAAGTGTCTTCTGAAGACTTTGAATTAAAGATGGAGAAAAGGAAGTTGAAAGAAGACAGCGCTCAGGCTCTTGAGAAAGTAGAGATGTTGGCTCAGCAGTTACAGGATAGCCAGGACTCTCTAAGCAGAGTAGTCTTGGAGAAAGACACTCGCATCGAGGCCTTGAAGCTCGAGAAGAACCAGCTACAAGCTGAACTGAGTCAAGCAGAGAACCGGATTTTGGATCAGACCAAGCAGTACCAGCAGACCATTGAGGAGCTCACTAGAGCACGATCATTGGATGCCTCTGCGTTGCAGATGGAACACGAACGTACTGTGAAGCTAAACCAGGAAAAGGACCTGACGATCGCCGAGCTAAAGCGCGAGAGGGAGCAGCTGGTGGCTGACCACAAAGACACCAGTGAGATGTTGGACATCACTGTAGCTGGACAGAAGCAGCTCACTGAGCTTTTACAGGAGAAGGATGCTTTTGCAGCATCATTAAAAGCTCAAGCTGATGAGGCACAGAAGGATTTGAAGGCCAGAATTTTGCAGATCAGGCAAGAAAGTGACGCACTTAGAAAAGTGGTAGAGGAGAAGGACAAGCAGCTAGGGGCCATGAAAGAGAAGAACAGTCACCTGAAGGAGGAAATCGAACGTCTGAAGGATCAACAGAGTCGACCGCAACTGATGTCAGAACCAAGGACGCTGGACGTAATCACTGAACTGGAAACTGAAGTTGCACAGCTCAAAGCTGCTAGGGACAGATATGAGGAAGAAGCAAAGACTTTAAGGGCAACGTCAGAGCAACAGCGGGAATCACTTATCCAATTGCAGCATACACTTCAGGTGCATCAAAGTGAACTGGAGCAGGCTCGGTCGAGACACGAGCAAAGCACCCTGAACTATGAAAAACTGATTGGTGCCAAGGATGAGGAAATGACGAGGCTGCAGGGAGAAATGGAAAGACTACAAAATGAACAAAGTCAAACGCAGACTCTGGAAATTCTTCAAGAGGACAAGTCTCGTTCTCTCAGTGGCGAGAATGGCAATGAGAAGCATGACCTGTCAAAGGTGGAGATTGAAAAACTTGTGAAGGGCATCAAGGAGAAAGAGACTGAGATTATTCAGCTAAACGAGAAGAACCTCTCTTTGACCAAACAGCTTGATCAGCTTGTGGTTTCTCGTGATGAACTTGGCAAACTTTCTCAAATAGTGCTTCAGAAGGATCTAGAAATCCAAGCGCTTCACGCTCGTGTTTCAGGTGGATATAGTCAGGACGTGCTGTTGCTCCAGCAACAGCTGCAGGCTTATGCAGTCGAACGAGAACAGGTGCTCGCTGTACTGAATGAAAAGGCACGTGAGAATAGCCATCTGCGTTCAGAATATCATCGCATCATGGAAATTATTGCAGCCAAGGAATCAGCCTTGCTTAAGCTTCAACAGGAAAACCAGAGGCTGTCCACCATGAGTGATCCTTCAGGAAGTCAGGAGATGTTCCGGGAGACCATTCAGAACTTGTCCCGTATCATCCGTGAGAAGGACATTGAAATTGATGCCCTTACACAGAAATGCCAAACGTTGGTCACTGTTCTTCAGGCATCTGGTGGTGACTCTGGAAGTGGTGGTTCAGGTGGAGTAAGCAGCAATCAGTTTGAGGAACTCCTGCATGAGAGAGACAACCTCAAGCAACAGGTCAAAAAAATGGACGAGTGGAAGCAACAGGTGATCACGACTGTCAAGAACATGCAGCATGAATCTGCCCAGCTTCAGGAGGAGCTTCTTAAGCTGCAAGGACAGGTGTCTGCTGACAGCGACTGCAGCTCCAAACTTTCAGTCGACTACTCTAGACTCATCCAAAGCTATGAGCAGAAGGAGAAAAGGCTGGGCAGTTTGAGTCAGGAACTTGCTCAGGTACAGCAGACCATCAGCCAGCTTAGTACCACCAAAGATGTCCTGCTCGTAAAGCTTGACAGCGTTGCTCAGGTCCCAGATATTTCCACCCAATCTGTCCAAGCTGTAGCACATCAGGTCACACAGGACGCACCACCAAAACTACCAGTCGTTCAAGACGAGAGTTCACAGCAAGACCTGGAATCGTTAAAAAAGTTGTTAGCCGAGAAGGAGAGTATGTTGAGAACGCTTCAGGAGAACAACCACCGTTTGTCAAATTCAGCTTCTTTGTCAGAAAGTGAGCACAGGGGCCACGCTGAGGAACTCAGGCAAGCTCGGGAGAGGATTGAGACCCTGCAGCGTTCCCTCAGAGAAAAGGATCTTCTTATCAAGACCAAAGGAGACCAACTGAACCAA GTGAGTGAAACGTTGCGCAACCGTGAAAACGATAACGAGGTCCTGAAGCAAGCCGTGACAAACTTGAAGGAGCGCGCGCTGATCTTTGAGCTGGACGTCAAGAAGCTGAAGGAGGAAAACGAAGCCGTGACGGTAAAATCACGAGAGAAAGAGACCGAGTTTCGAGCTCTGCAGGAAACCAACATGCAGGTGTCGCTGATGCTGCGGGAGCGAGAGTTCGAGTGTAGCAGCATCACAGAGAAGGCTGCGGCCATGGAGAAGCTGCTCAAAGACAAAGAGCAG GGTAAAACCGGCGAGCTGAATCAGCTGCTGAATGAAGTGAGGTCCATGCAGGAGAAGGCGCTGACGTTCCAGCAGGAGCGAGACCAGGTCATGCTGGCTCTTAAACAGAAGCAGATGGAGACTTCTGCCCTGCAGAGTGAG CTGCAGCACACTCGCGATAAAGAGCAGAGACTGAAGCTGGAGCTGGAGCGTCTCCGCAATCACCTGCTGGAGATCGAGGACTCTTACACTCGGGAAGCGCTCGGAGCAGAGGACCGGGAGACCGAACTCAGACGCAGGGTAGCGATGCTCGAGGAGAAGCTGGTGTCGTCCTCCAGTGCCGTGGAGAGCGCCAG tcAGCAGGCCAGTCTGCAGGTGGAGTCTCTTCAGGAGCAGCTGAACGTCTTGGCCAGGCAAAGGGACGAGGCTTTGCTTCAGCTCCATGCTGCTCAGGAACAAGTAAACCAGTATGCAGTGTCTCTGTCCAACCTGCAGATGGTGTTAGAGCAGTTCCAGCAAG AGGAGAAAGCCATGTACTCAGCAGAACTGGAGAAACACaagaaagagaaggaggagTGGAGGAGGAAAGCAGAAACGCTGGAGGACAAAGCGTCTGCCTTACAG CTGAATCTAGATGAGGCGAACACCGCGCTAGAGTCAGCATCCCGCCTCACTGACCAGCTCGACCTGAAGGAGGAGCAGATCGAGGAGCTGAAGAAACAGG TGGAAGTGAGGCAGGAGATGCTAGATGACGCCCAGGCCAAAATGACTGATCTTCTTAACAGCACTGAAGGCAAAGTGGACAA AGTGTTAATGAGAAATCTGTTTCTTGGATATTTCCACACGCCGAGAAACAAACGCGCAGAAGTGCTAAGGCTCATGGGTAATGTGGTTGGATTGGAACGGGACGATGTGGACAAG aTGTTGGAGGAGGAGGGGAGGAAGGGAATGACAGGTTGGGTATCAGGGTGGTTAGGAGGCAGCAGAGCAGTCCAGAGTGTTCCAACCACACCCCAAAGACCCACACATGCCCAAAACCTCAATGGG tcTTTCTCCGAGCTCTTTGTGAAGTTCTTGGAAGTAGAGTCAACTCCAGCTGCTCCTGCGCCCAAACTCCCTGTTTACGACATTAAGCCTCTGAGTGCGCCCCCTGTCGGCAGGAACACTACCGGTTCAACTGCAGCAG GCTCATCAGGTAGCGGGAAGCGCAGCACGGACTCAAACTTGTTCCTGGCTCCTCGCTCTGCTGCTGTGCCGTTACTAACAACAGGTGGAGGCGGAGCCTCAGGTGGACACCTTCTCATGAAGCCCATCTCAGACGCTCTCCCTACGTTCACGCCCATGCCAGTGACAGCTGACGCCAGCGCAGGGGCGGTACTTAAAGACCTGCTCAAACAGTGA